One window of the Pseudomonas lurida genome contains the following:
- a CDS encoding RNA polymerase factor sigma-54, whose amino-acid sequence MKPSLVLRMGQQLTMTPQLQQAIRLLQLSTLDLQQEIQEALESNPMLERQEEGDDFDNADPLADNIEQKPNSDVQEPSYQESAPTVDNLEEGEWNERIPNELPVDTAWEDVYQTSASSLPSSDDDEWDFTTRTSAGESLQSHLLWQLNLAPMSDTDRLIAVTLIDCINNQGYLDETLEEILEAFDPELDIELDEIEAVLHRIQQFEPAGIGARSLSECLLLQLRQLPAKTPWLAEAQRLVTDYIDLLGSRDYSQLMRRMKLKEDDLRQVIELVQSLNPRPGSQIESSEAEYVVPDVIVRKDNERWLVELNQESVPRLRVNPQYAGFVRRADTSADNTFMRNQLQEARWFIKSLQSRNETLMKVATQIVEHQRGFLEYGDEAMKPLVLHDIAEAVGMHESTISRVTTQKFMHTPRGIYELKYFFSSHVSTSEGGECSSTAIRAIIKKLVAAENQKKPLSDSKIAGLLEAQGIQVARRTVAKYRESLGIAPSSERKRLM is encoded by the coding sequence ATGAAACCATCGCTAGTCCTGAGAATGGGCCAGCAGCTGACGATGACACCGCAGCTGCAACAGGCCATCCGCCTGCTCCAATTGTCGACCCTGGACCTGCAACAGGAAATCCAGGAGGCCCTGGAGTCCAATCCGATGCTCGAACGCCAGGAAGAAGGCGACGACTTCGATAACGCAGACCCGCTGGCCGATAACATCGAGCAAAAACCCAATTCCGACGTGCAGGAACCCTCCTACCAGGAATCCGCCCCTACGGTGGACAACCTCGAGGAAGGCGAATGGAACGAACGCATCCCCAACGAGCTTCCGGTCGACACCGCCTGGGAAGACGTCTACCAGACCAGCGCCAGCAGCCTGCCCAGCAGTGACGATGACGAGTGGGACTTCACCACCCGCACCTCCGCCGGCGAGAGCTTGCAGAGCCACCTGCTGTGGCAACTGAACCTTGCGCCGATGTCGGACACCGATCGCCTGATCGCCGTGACCCTGATCGACTGCATCAATAACCAGGGTTATCTAGACGAGACGCTTGAAGAGATTCTTGAAGCCTTCGACCCTGAACTGGATATCGAGCTGGACGAGATCGAAGCCGTCCTGCACCGCATCCAGCAGTTCGAACCTGCCGGTATCGGCGCGCGCTCCCTCAGCGAATGCCTGCTGCTGCAATTGCGCCAACTGCCAGCCAAGACCCCTTGGCTCGCCGAGGCCCAGCGCCTGGTCACCGATTACATCGACCTGTTGGGCAGCCGCGACTACAGCCAGTTGATGCGCCGCATGAAGCTCAAGGAAGACGACCTGCGCCAGGTCATCGAGCTGGTGCAGAGCCTCAACCCGCGTCCCGGCTCACAAATCGAGTCCAGCGAAGCCGAATACGTGGTTCCGGATGTGATCGTACGCAAGGACAACGAGCGCTGGCTGGTAGAGCTGAACCAGGAATCGGTGCCGCGCCTGCGGGTCAACCCGCAATACGCCGGCTTTGTGCGTCGCGCCGACACCAGCGCCGATAACACCTTCATGCGCAACCAATTGCAGGAAGCCCGCTGGTTCATCAAGAGCCTGCAAAGCCGCAACGAAACCCTGATGAAAGTGGCCACCCAGATCGTCGAGCACCAGCGCGGCTTCCTGGAGTACGGCGACGAAGCGATGAAGCCGCTGGTACTGCATGACATCGCCGAAGCGGTAGGCATGCATGAGTCGACCATTTCGCGGGTGACCACGCAGAAATTCATGCATACCCCACGGGGCATTTATGAACTGAAATACTTTTTCTCCAGCCATGTCAGCACCTCAGAAGGCGGTGAATGCTCGTCCACGGCGATCCGCGCGATCATCAAAAAACTGGTTGCCGCGGAAAATCAGAAAAAGCCATTGAGTGACAGTAAGATCGCTGGTTTACTGGAGGCACAAGGCATTCAGGTCGCCCGTCGAACCGTCGCCAAGTACCGCGAGTCCCTCGGGATCGCGCCTTCCAGCGAGCGTAAGCGTTTGATGTGA
- the rapZ gene encoding RNase adapter RapZ, whose protein sequence is MRLIIVSGRSGSGKSTALNVLEDSGFYCIDNLPAGLLPELAERALIHTELAQPLVAVSIDARNLPSHLERFPQLLEEVRAKHIHCDVLYLDADEETLLKRFSETRRRHPLSSPHRSLAEAIEDETTLLGPIIDLADLKINTTSLNLYQLRDAIKLRLLNQPEPGTAFLVESFGFKRGMPVDADLVFDVRCLPNPYWKPELRDQSGLDQPVADYLAAQPDVEEMFQDISSYLLKWLPRFAASNRAYVTIAIGCTGGHHRSVYLTERLGQVLQQTLKNVQVRHRDLS, encoded by the coding sequence ATGCGTTTGATCATCGTCAGCGGCCGCTCCGGCTCGGGTAAAAGCACCGCCCTCAACGTTCTTGAGGACAGCGGTTTCTATTGCATTGATAACCTGCCCGCCGGCCTGCTGCCGGAATTGGCGGAACGCGCGTTGATCCACACTGAACTGGCGCAACCCCTGGTCGCCGTATCGATTGATGCCCGCAACTTGCCCAGCCACCTTGAGCGATTCCCGCAATTGCTAGAGGAAGTGCGGGCCAAGCACATCCATTGCGACGTGCTGTACCTGGATGCCGACGAGGAGACGCTGCTCAAGCGTTTCTCCGAAACCCGCCGGCGCCACCCCCTCAGCAGCCCTCACCGCTCCCTGGCCGAAGCCATCGAGGACGAGACCACGCTGCTGGGGCCGATCATTGACCTCGCCGACCTCAAGATCAACACCACCAGCCTCAACCTGTATCAATTGCGCGACGCCATCAAGCTGCGCCTGCTGAACCAGCCGGAGCCAGGCACGGCGTTTCTCGTGGAGTCGTTTGGCTTCAAGCGGGGCATGCCGGTCGATGCCGACCTGGTGTTTGACGTGCGCTGCCTGCCCAACCCGTATTGGAAGCCGGAACTGCGCGATCAGTCCGGGCTGGATCAGCCCGTGGCCGATTACCTGGCTGCGCAACCGGATGTCGAGGAAATGTTCCAGGACATTTCCAGCTACTTGCTCAAATGGTTGCCACGCTTTGCTGCAAGCAACCGGGCCTATGTGACCATTGCCATCGGCTGCACCGGCGGTCACCACCGCTCCGTCTACCTGACCGAGCGCCTGGGCCAGGTGCTGCAACAAACCCTCAAGAATGTCCAGGTCCGCCACCGCGACCTTAGCTGA
- the mlaE gene encoding lipid asymmetry maintenance ABC transporter permease subunit MlaE, whose protein sequence is MRKTSLIEKVRLFGRSGIDIVEVLGRSTIFLFHALLGRGGIGGGFGLLVKQLHSVGVMSLVIIVVSGVFIGMVLALQGFNILSSYGSEQAVGQMVALTLLRELGPVVTALLFAGRAGSALTAEIGNMKSTEQLSSLEMIGVDPLKYIVAPRLWAGFISLPLLAMIFSVVGIWGGSWVAVDWLGVYDGSYWSNMQNSVTFTGDVLNGIIKSIVFAFVVTWIAVFQGYDCEPTSEGISRATTKTVVYASLAVLGLDFILTALMFGDF, encoded by the coding sequence ATGCGCAAGACATCTCTCATCGAGAAGGTTCGCCTTTTCGGTCGCTCGGGCATCGACATTGTCGAAGTGCTGGGCCGCTCGACGATTTTCCTGTTCCACGCCTTGCTCGGCCGCGGTGGCATTGGCGGCGGCTTTGGCCTGCTGGTCAAGCAACTGCATTCCGTGGGCGTTATGTCCCTGGTGATCATCGTGGTCTCCGGGGTGTTCATCGGCATGGTGCTGGCGCTGCAGGGCTTTAACATTCTTTCCAGCTACGGTTCGGAGCAGGCCGTGGGGCAAATGGTTGCCCTCACGCTGTTGCGTGAACTGGGGCCGGTGGTCACCGCCTTGCTGTTCGCCGGGCGCGCAGGATCTGCACTGACCGCTGAAATCGGCAACATGAAGTCCACCGAGCAGCTGTCCAGCCTGGAGATGATTGGCGTGGATCCGCTCAAGTACATTGTTGCCCCGCGCCTGTGGGCCGGCTTCATTTCCCTGCCACTGCTGGCAATGATCTTCAGCGTGGTCGGTATCTGGGGCGGTTCGTGGGTGGCGGTGGACTGGCTGGGCGTCTACGACGGCTCCTACTGGTCCAACATGCAAAACAGCGTGACGTTCACTGGCGACGTGCTCAACGGCATCATAAAGAGCATCGTCTTCGCCTTTGTTGTCACCTGGATCGCCGTATTCCAAGGCTACGACTGCGAGCCCACCTCAGAAGGGATCAGTCGCGCCACCACCAAGACCGTTGTGTACGCCTCGCTGGCGGTACTGGGCCTTGACTTCATTTTGACCGCCTTGATGTTTGGAGATTTCTGA
- a CDS encoding KpsF/GutQ family sugar-phosphate isomerase — MSQSSDLIQSAQRTIRLELEAVEGLLAHIDADFVRACEMILASKGRVVVVGMGKSGHVGNKIAATLASTGTTAFFVHPAEASHGDMGMITKDDVILALSNSGTTNEIVTLLPLIKRLGIQMISITGNPESTLAKAAEVNLNVHVAHEACPLNLAPTSSTTAALVMGDALAVALLEARGFTAEDFAFSHPGGALGRRLLLKVENVMHSGDELPHVQRGTLLKDALMEMTRKGLGMTVILEADGRLAGVFTDGDLRRTLDRTIDIHTATIDAVMTPHGKTARPEMLAAEALKIMEDHKIGALVVVDGDDHPIGALNMHDLLRAGVM, encoded by the coding sequence ATGAGCCAATCCAGCGACCTTATTCAATCCGCACAACGCACCATCCGCCTCGAGCTTGAAGCCGTGGAAGGCTTGCTGGCGCATATCGACGCAGATTTCGTACGCGCCTGCGAGATGATTCTGGCCAGCAAGGGCCGCGTTGTCGTGGTCGGCATGGGCAAATCGGGCCACGTCGGCAACAAGATCGCCGCCACCCTGGCCAGCACCGGGACCACCGCGTTTTTCGTGCACCCTGCCGAAGCCAGCCACGGCGACATGGGCATGATCACCAAGGATGACGTCATCCTGGCACTGTCCAACTCCGGCACTACCAACGAAATCGTGACCCTGTTGCCGCTGATCAAGCGCCTGGGCATCCAGATGATCAGCATCACCGGCAACCCGGAGTCGACGCTGGCCAAGGCCGCCGAAGTGAACCTGAATGTTCACGTGGCCCACGAGGCTTGCCCGCTGAACCTGGCACCCACCTCCTCCACCACCGCCGCGCTGGTCATGGGCGATGCCCTGGCCGTAGCGCTGCTGGAAGCCCGCGGGTTTACCGCCGAGGACTTCGCATTTTCTCACCCAGGGGGCGCACTGGGCCGCCGCCTGCTGCTGAAAGTGGAAAATGTCATGCACTCGGGCGATGAATTGCCCCACGTCCAACGCGGCACCTTGCTGAAGGACGCGTTGATGGAGATGACCCGCAAGGGCCTGGGCATGACCGTGATCCTGGAAGCCGACGGCCGTCTGGCCGGGGTCTTCACCGACGGCGACCTGCGCCGCACCCTGGACCGCACCATCGATATCCATACCGCGACCATTGACGCGGTGATGACACCTCACGGCAAGACCGCGCGCCCTGAAATGCTGGCAGCCGAAGCCTTGAAGATCATGGAAGACCACAAGATCGGCGCACTGGTGGTGGTCGATGGCGACGACCACCCGATTGGCGCCCTGAACATGCACGACTTGCTGCGTGCGGGAGTGATGTAA
- a CDS encoding BolA family protein encodes MQALEVKRFLEGKLPETTVEVEGEGCNFQLNVISDELAALSPVKRQQQIYAHLNPWITDGSIHAVTMKFFSRAAWAERT; translated from the coding sequence ATGCAGGCCCTAGAAGTTAAGCGCTTTCTTGAAGGAAAGCTGCCGGAAACGACCGTAGAAGTTGAAGGCGAAGGCTGCAACTTCCAGCTGAACGTGATTAGCGATGAACTGGCGGCACTCAGCCCGGTCAAGCGTCAGCAGCAGATCTATGCCCATTTGAACCCGTGGATCACCGATGGCAGCATCCATGCGGTCACTATGAAATTTTTCAGCCGCGCGGCCTGGGCCGAGCGCACCTGA
- a CDS encoding ATP-binding cassette domain-containing protein, which produces MSADNAYAVELKGLTFKRGTRSIFNNVDIRIPRGKVTGIMGPSGCGKTTLLRLMGMQLRPSAGEVWVNGQNLPTLSRSDLFDARKHMGVLFQSGALFTDLDVFENVAFPLRVHTQLSDEMIRDIVLLKLQAVGLRGAIDLMPDELSGGMKRRVALARAIALDPQILMYDEPFVGQDPIAMGVLVRLIRLLNDALGITSIVVSHDLAETASIADYLYVVGDGQVLGQGTPEELMNADNPRIRQFMTGDPDGPVPFHFPAADYRSDLLGKR; this is translated from the coding sequence ATGAGTGCCGATAACGCCTACGCGGTCGAGCTGAAGGGACTGACCTTCAAGCGCGGGACGCGCAGCATCTTCAATAACGTCGATATCCGCATTCCGCGCGGCAAGGTCACGGGCATCATGGGGCCTTCCGGTTGCGGTAAGACCACCCTGTTACGCCTGATGGGCATGCAGCTGCGCCCCAGCGCCGGCGAAGTGTGGGTCAACGGCCAGAACCTGCCGACCCTGTCGCGCAGCGATCTGTTCGATGCGCGCAAGCACATGGGTGTGCTGTTCCAGAGCGGTGCATTGTTCACCGACCTCGATGTTTTCGAGAACGTGGCGTTCCCGCTGCGGGTGCATACTCAGCTGTCCGACGAAATGATTCGTGACATTGTATTGCTGAAACTGCAGGCGGTAGGCCTTCGCGGTGCCATCGATCTCATGCCCGACGAGTTGTCCGGTGGCATGAAGCGTCGTGTGGCCCTGGCGCGCGCCATCGCCCTCGACCCGCAGATCCTCATGTACGACGAGCCCTTCGTCGGCCAGGACCCCATCGCCATGGGCGTGCTGGTGCGCCTTATCCGCTTGCTCAACGATGCGCTAGGCATCACCAGCATCGTGGTTTCCCATGATCTTGCAGAAACCGCGAGCATTGCCGACTACCTGTATGTAGTGGGCGATGGCCAGGTGCTGGGGCAGGGCACGCCCGAAGAGCTGATGAACGCGGATAACCCGCGCATTCGCCAATTCATGACCGGCGATCCTGATGGCCCGGTGCCTTTTCATTTTCCGGCAGCGGACTACCGCTCAGATCTTCTGGGGAAGCGCTGA
- the lptC gene encoding LPS export ABC transporter periplasmic protein LptC, with the protein MLSKKIRNFLLFGVIAALFLAVGYWNISPERFLDQPAAQVDESAIDYYATNAKSVQFLPDGKVQYEMTSDKVEHVKASEVTLLTNPDMNIYRGTEFPWHVTSKRGEVNPDGTEVELIDSVRVARTDDKKRETVITTSRMTVFPQKQYAQTEQDVRIDGAGGVSTGKGMKAYLKESRIHLLSNVRGQYEAR; encoded by the coding sequence ATGCTGAGCAAAAAGATTCGCAACTTCCTGCTATTCGGGGTCATCGCCGCGCTGTTCCTGGCGGTGGGCTACTGGAATATCAGCCCGGAGCGCTTTCTCGACCAGCCTGCTGCGCAGGTTGACGAGAGCGCTATCGACTATTACGCCACCAATGCCAAGAGCGTGCAGTTCCTGCCAGATGGCAAGGTGCAGTACGAAATGACTTCGGACAAGGTTGAGCATGTCAAGGCCAGCGAAGTCACCCTGCTGACCAACCCGGACATGAATATCTACCGGGGTACCGAGTTTCCATGGCACGTCACCAGCAAGCGTGGCGAGGTCAACCCGGACGGTACCGAGGTGGAACTGATCGACTCGGTGCGCGTTGCGCGTACCGACGATAAAAAGCGTGAGACCGTGATTACCACCAGTCGAATGACCGTATTCCCGCAGAAGCAATATGCGCAGACCGAGCAAGACGTTAGAATCGACGGCGCTGGCGGTGTATCGACTGGCAAGGGAATGAAAGCGTATTTGAAAGAAAGCAGGATACACCTGCTATCGAACGTAAGAGGACAGTATGAGGCTCGTTAA
- the mlaD gene encoding outer membrane lipid asymmetry maintenance protein MlaD: MQNRTVEIGVGLFLLAGILALLLLALRVSGLSASPTADTYKLYAYFDNIAGLTVRAKVTMAGVTIGKVTAIDLDRDSFTGRVTMQLDKKVDNLPTDSTASILTAGLLGEKYIGVSVGGETALLKDGSTIHDTQSSLVLEDLIGKFLLNTVNKDAK, translated from the coding sequence ATGCAAAACCGCACTGTGGAAATCGGTGTCGGCCTTTTCTTGCTGGCTGGCATCCTGGCTTTACTGTTGTTGGCCCTGCGAGTCAGCGGCCTGTCGGCCAGCCCCACCGCCGACACCTATAAACTTTACGCGTACTTCGACAATATCGCCGGTTTGACTGTCAGAGCTAAAGTGACTATGGCCGGTGTGACGATCGGCAAGGTCACGGCAATCGATCTGGATCGCGACAGCTTCACCGGCCGAGTGACGATGCAATTGGACAAGAAGGTAGATAATCTGCCGACCGACTCCACTGCATCTATCCTCACTGCGGGTCTGCTGGGCGAGAAGTACATCGGTGTCAGCGTGGGCGGGGAAACAGCCCTGCTCAAGGATGGCTCGACAATCCACGACACACAGTCGTCGCTGGTACTTGAAGACCTGATCGGTAAATTCCTGCTCAATACGGTCAATAAAGACGCCAAATGA
- the hpf gene encoding ribosome hibernation-promoting factor, HPF/YfiA family, with protein MQVNISGHHVEVTPPLRDYVELKLRKLEGHFDKITNVQVIMKVDKLQQKIEATLQIPGGEVVANAEHEDMYASIDLLTDKLDRQLKKHKEKNLSLLQGTGR; from the coding sequence ATGCAAGTCAACATCAGTGGACACCATGTAGAAGTCACCCCTCCACTACGCGACTATGTCGAGCTGAAGCTGAGGAAGCTTGAGGGACATTTCGACAAGATCACCAACGTGCAGGTCATCATGAAGGTCGACAAGCTTCAGCAGAAAATTGAAGCGACCCTCCAGATACCCGGTGGTGAAGTGGTCGCCAATGCCGAACATGAAGACATGTATGCATCAATCGACTTGCTCACAGACAAGCTTGACCGCCAACTTAAAAAGCATAAGGAAAAGAATCTGAGCCTGCTTCAGGGCACAGGTCGTTAA
- a CDS encoding STAS domain-containing protein, protein MTESAVRLGDAGELFLSGVLDYRTGPDLRKQGQALIKTSTAPALVLDCSSVTKSSSVGLSLLLCFMRDAEAVKKTVSIRALPEDMREIAEVSGLTELLAHP, encoded by the coding sequence ATGACCGAGTCGGCTGTTCGTCTCGGCGATGCCGGCGAGCTGTTCCTCAGCGGCGTGCTGGATTACCGCACCGGGCCTGACCTGCGCAAGCAGGGCCAGGCACTGATCAAGACCAGCACCGCGCCCGCGTTGGTGCTGGATTGTTCGTCCGTGACCAAGTCCAGCAGCGTCGGCCTATCGCTGCTGCTGTGCTTCATGCGCGATGCTGAAGCCGTCAAAAAAACGGTCAGCATCCGGGCATTGCCCGAAGACATGCGTGAAATTGCCGAAGTTTCCGGTCTGACCGAGCTGTTGGCGCATCCTTAA
- a CDS encoding MlaC/ttg2D family ABC transporter substrate-binding protein: MISTLRRGLLVLLAALPLMANAAGSAHELVQDTTNKMLADLSANKEKYKQDPSQFYNALNTIVGPVVDAEGISRSIMTVKYSRKATPAQMQAFQENFKKGLFQFYGNALLEYNNQGITVAPAGDESGDRTSVNMSVKGNNGAVYPVQYTLEKVNGEWKLRNVIINGINIGKLFRDQFADAMQRNGNDLDKTINGWAGEVAKAKEETDKAAGKPAQ, encoded by the coding sequence ATGATCTCTACCTTGCGACGTGGCCTCCTGGTACTGCTTGCAGCGCTGCCGTTGATGGCCAACGCAGCAGGTTCTGCCCACGAGCTGGTGCAGGACACGACTAACAAGATGTTGGCTGACCTGTCGGCCAACAAGGAAAAGTACAAGCAAGATCCAAGTCAGTTCTACAACGCGCTCAATACCATTGTCGGTCCGGTGGTCGATGCCGAAGGCATCTCCCGCAGCATCATGACCGTCAAGTATTCGCGCAAGGCTACCCCGGCGCAGATGCAGGCTTTCCAGGAAAACTTCAAGAAAGGCCTGTTCCAGTTCTACGGCAATGCACTGCTTGAGTACAACAACCAGGGCATTACCGTTGCTCCAGCCGGCGATGAGTCGGGCGATCGCACCAGCGTGAACATGAGCGTCAAGGGCAACAACGGCGCCGTCTACCCTGTGCAGTACACGCTGGAGAAGGTCAACGGCGAGTGGAAGCTGCGTAACGTGATCATCAACGGCATCAACATTGGCAAGCTGTTCCGTGACCAGTTCGCCGATGCCATGCAGCGCAATGGCAACGACCTGGACAAAACCATCAATGGTTGGGCTGGTGAAGTCGCCAAAGCCAAGGAAGAAACCGATAAAGCTGCCGGGAAGCCAGCGCAATGA
- a CDS encoding KdsC family phosphatase — protein sequence MTSDLLQRGKHIKLAIFDVDGVLTDGRLYFLEDGSEFKTFNTLDGQGIKMLMASGVQTAIISGRKTPVVERRAQNLGIPHLYQGREDKLVVLDELLGQLNLSYEQVAYLGDDLPDLPVIRRVGLGMAVANAAAFVREHAHGITTARGGEGAAREFCELILRAQGSLEAAHAAYL from the coding sequence ATGACCAGCGACCTGCTGCAACGCGGCAAGCACATCAAACTGGCGATTTTCGACGTTGACGGCGTGCTGACCGATGGCCGCCTGTACTTCCTCGAAGACGGCAGTGAATTCAAGACGTTCAACACCCTCGATGGCCAGGGCATCAAGATGCTGATGGCGTCGGGCGTGCAAACGGCGATTATCAGCGGCCGAAAAACGCCGGTAGTGGAACGCCGCGCACAAAACCTGGGGATTCCTCACCTGTATCAGGGCCGCGAGGATAAACTGGTGGTTCTGGACGAGCTTCTTGGCCAACTCAACCTAAGCTATGAGCAGGTCGCCTACTTGGGCGATGACCTGCCAGACCTGCCGGTGATCCGCCGAGTGGGCCTGGGCATGGCCGTCGCCAATGCGGCAGCCTTTGTTCGCGAGCACGCCCATGGCATTACCACCGCCCGCGGCGGTGAAGGTGCCGCCCGCGAGTTCTGCGAGCTGATCCTGCGTGCCCAGGGTAGCCTTGAAGCGGCCCACGCCGCCTACTTATAG
- the lptB gene encoding LPS export ABC transporter ATP-binding protein, giving the protein MATLKAQHLAKAYKSRQVVRDVSLSIDSGQIVGLLGPNGAGKTTCFYMIVGLVQADQGRVLIDDLDVSHQPMHGRARAGIGYLPQEASIFRKLSVADNIMAILETRKELDRDGRRKELESLLQEFHINHIRDNLGMSLSGGERRRVEIARALATAPKFILLDEPFAGVDPISVGDIKQIIHHLKAKGIGVLITDHNVRETLDICETAYIVNDGQLIAEGDSATILANELVKEVYLGHEFRL; this is encoded by the coding sequence ATGGCAACCCTGAAAGCCCAGCATCTGGCCAAGGCCTATAAAAGCCGTCAGGTCGTGCGCGACGTCAGCCTGTCGATCGACAGCGGCCAGATCGTCGGCTTGCTCGGCCCCAACGGCGCCGGCAAGACCACCTGTTTCTACATGATCGTCGGCCTGGTCCAGGCGGATCAGGGCCGCGTACTGATCGACGATCTGGACGTGAGCCACCAGCCGATGCACGGCCGCGCCCGCGCCGGTATCGGCTATCTCCCGCAGGAGGCGTCCATCTTCCGCAAACTGTCGGTCGCCGATAACATCATGGCCATCCTCGAGACCCGCAAGGAGCTCGACCGAGACGGCCGCCGCAAGGAGCTGGAAAGCCTGCTGCAGGAGTTTCACATCAACCATATCCGCGACAACCTCGGCATGAGCCTGTCCGGTGGTGAGCGTCGCCGTGTGGAAATCGCCCGCGCCCTGGCCACTGCGCCCAAGTTCATCCTGCTGGACGAACCGTTTGCCGGCGTCGACCCGATCTCGGTGGGCGACATCAAGCAGATCATCCATCACCTCAAGGCCAAGGGCATTGGCGTGCTGATCACTGACCACAACGTCCGTGAGACCCTCGATATCTGCGAGACCGCTTATATCGTCAACGATGGCCAGCTAATCGCCGAAGGTGATTCCGCCACGATCCTGGCCAACGAACTGGTCAAGGAAGTGTACCTGGGTCACGAGTTCCGCCTGTAA
- the lptA gene encoding lipopolysaccharide transport periplasmic protein LptA, with protein MRLVKTLPILLGLGAALGSVSAWALPNDSQQPIHISADDAQLDDKQGVATYTGGVIITQGSMKITGNTVTLTRTQSGDIDVVTSVGNLAYFEQKQSATDTGPMKGYGKTIQYHAQQNRIVLIDQAKVLSPDGNSTEGEKITYDTVKQVANAGRATGSKLSAPRPRIDMVIQPKKKAE; from the coding sequence ATGAGGCTCGTTAAAACTCTCCCTATTTTGCTCGGTCTGGGCGCAGCACTGGGAAGCGTGAGCGCCTGGGCTCTGCCGAACGATAGCCAGCAACCGATCCACATCTCGGCTGACGACGCGCAGCTCGATGACAAGCAAGGCGTCGCCACCTACACCGGCGGCGTGATCATCACCCAGGGTTCGATGAAGATCACCGGCAACACGGTGACACTGACGCGCACCCAATCGGGCGATATCGACGTGGTGACGTCGGTAGGCAACCTGGCTTACTTCGAACAGAAGCAGTCTGCTACCGATACCGGCCCCATGAAGGGCTACGGCAAGACCATCCAGTACCACGCCCAGCAGAACCGCATTGTCCTGATCGACCAGGCGAAGGTACTCAGCCCCGATGGCAACTCTACGGAAGGTGAGAAAATCACCTATGACACCGTGAAACAGGTTGCCAACGCCGGCCGCGCGACTGGCAGCAAGCTCAGCGCGCCGCGCCCACGCATCGATATGGTTATCCAGCCGAAGAAGAAGGCCGAGTAA
- a CDS encoding HPr family phosphocarrier protein: MPALEIEIINKLGLHARASAKFVGVAGQFPCQIRAGRTPESMVDGKSIMAMMMLAAGKGTKIHLKTEGEQEQEAMDALVALINNYFDEGE, from the coding sequence ATGCCCGCTCTGGAAATTGAAATCATCAACAAGTTGGGCTTGCACGCCCGGGCATCTGCCAAATTCGTTGGCGTTGCCGGGCAGTTCCCTTGCCAGATCCGCGCCGGGCGCACACCAGAATCGATGGTCGACGGCAAAAGCATCATGGCCATGATGATGCTGGCCGCCGGCAAGGGCACCAAGATTCACTTGAAGACCGAAGGTGAGCAAGAGCAGGAAGCGATGGATGCCCTGGTGGCGTTGATCAACAACTACTTCGACGAAGGTGAATAA
- the ptsN gene encoding PTS IIA-like nitrogen regulatory protein PtsN: protein MIRLETILTPGRSLVNAPGGSKKKALEQIANLISREVPELEMQDVYEALIAREKLGSTGFGNGIAIPHCRLKGCETPVSALLHLDAPIDFDAIDGAPVDLLFVLLVPQAATDAHLELLRQIASMLDRKEVRDKLRSANSNEALYQVVLDEQNGQ, encoded by the coding sequence ATGATCCGACTTGAAACCATCCTGACCCCCGGCCGTTCCCTCGTGAACGCGCCGGGCGGCAGCAAGAAGAAAGCCCTTGAGCAAATTGCCAACCTGATCAGCCGCGAAGTGCCTGAACTGGAAATGCAAGATGTCTACGAGGCTCTGATTGCCCGTGAAAAACTCGGTTCCACCGGTTTTGGCAACGGCATCGCCATTCCCCACTGCCGCCTCAAAGGCTGCGAGACCCCAGTCAGCGCCCTGCTTCACCTGGACGCTCCCATCGATTTCGACGCTATCGACGGTGCCCCGGTCGACCTGCTGTTTGTACTGCTGGTCCCGCAGGCTGCCACCGATGCGCACCTGGAACTGCTTCGGCAGATCGCCAGCATGCTCGACCGCAAGGAAGTACGCGACAAACTGCGCAGTGCCAACAGCAACGAGGCGCTGTACCAGGTTGTCCTGGATGAACAGAACGGGCAGTAA